A portion of the Nitrospira sp. genome contains these proteins:
- a CDS encoding LysR family transcriptional regulator, which translates to MSTPDLNLLITLDVLLAEGSVARAARRLRLSPSAMSRALARLREATGDPLLVRAGRGLVPTPRAVELRERVSHVVEEGQAVLRPAEKLDLKRLVRTFTVRTSEGFVENFGPELIARVAEEAPGVRLHFLQKATKDSAPLRDGTVDLETGVIEKTTPQELRVQALFRDRLIGVVRTGHSLVKGRITPSRYAGGQHISVSRQGQGQGKGPIEEALQRLGLERDIVTIVGGFATAIALARASDLIATVPERHTGILRTGTYSFSLPFSTPEFTVSLLWHPRLDADLAHRWLRGHVRKICAATT; encoded by the coding sequence ATGTCCACCCCCGACCTCAATTTACTGATCACCCTGGATGTTTTATTGGCGGAGGGCAGTGTGGCTCGCGCCGCCAGGCGGCTGCGTCTGAGCCCGTCGGCCATGAGCCGGGCGCTCGCGCGATTGCGTGAGGCGACCGGCGATCCACTCCTGGTGCGGGCCGGCCGCGGTCTCGTCCCCACACCGCGAGCGGTCGAACTTCGTGAACGGGTCAGTCATGTCGTGGAAGAGGGACAAGCGGTTCTCCGCCCTGCGGAGAAGCTCGATCTGAAACGGCTCGTCCGGACGTTCACCGTGCGAACCAGCGAAGGCTTCGTGGAAAACTTCGGGCCGGAGCTCATTGCGCGTGTTGCGGAGGAAGCTCCTGGGGTGCGGCTGCATTTCCTTCAGAAGGCGACTAAAGATAGCGCGCCGCTACGCGACGGCACTGTCGATCTGGAAACCGGGGTGATTGAGAAGACCACTCCGCAGGAGTTGCGTGTTCAAGCTTTGTTCCGGGATCGTCTGATCGGCGTCGTGCGAACGGGGCACTCGCTGGTAAAAGGCAGGATCACGCCTTCCCGTTATGCCGGGGGACAGCACATATCCGTTTCGCGGCAGGGGCAGGGGCAGGGGAAGGGACCGATAGAGGAAGCCTTGCAGCGGCTTGGACTGGAACGGGACATTGTCACGATCGTCGGTGGATTCGCGACGGCGATTGCTCTAGCCCGTGCTTCAGATCTGATTGCCACGGTCCCCGAACGACATACCGGAATTTTGCGCACTGGAACGTATAGCTTTTCGCTGCCCTTCTCCACGCCGGAGTTTACGGTATCGTTGCTCTGGCACCCGCGGCTGGACGCCGATCTCGCG
- the tmpT gene encoding thiopurine S-methyltransferase — protein sequence MEPQFWHDRWAKNEIGFHKSEANPLLVTYFKELALAKGSRVFVPLCGKTLDIPWLLSEGYRVAGAELSSLAIEQLFAELGVRPTITRNGGIDHYHARDIDIFVGDIFEVTKTMVGPVDAIYDRAALVALPENMRSRYTAHVTDITEHAPQLLICYEYDQRAAEGPPFSISHEEVRRHYAHRYQLRLLTSEDVPGGLKGKCSATEHVWLLRKD from the coding sequence ATGGAACCACAATTTTGGCATGACAGGTGGGCAAAGAATGAAATCGGCTTTCACAAAAGTGAGGCCAACCCGCTGTTAGTGACGTATTTCAAGGAGCTCGCCCTGGCGAAAGGCAGCCGGGTTTTTGTGCCCTTGTGCGGGAAGACGCTGGACATTCCGTGGCTGCTGTCCGAAGGCTATCGCGTTGCCGGAGCCGAATTGAGCTCACTCGCCATCGAGCAATTGTTTGCAGAGCTCGGAGTGAGACCGACGATCACCAGAAACGGTGGAATAGATCACTACCATGCGCGCGACATCGACATTTTTGTCGGCGATATCTTCGAGGTGACGAAAACGATGGTGGGACCGGTCGATGCGATTTATGACCGGGCTGCGCTGGTCGCCCTTCCGGAGAACATGCGGAGTCGCTACACCGCGCACGTCACAGACATCACGGAACACGCGCCGCAGTTGCTCATTTGTTATGAATACGACCAACGCGCGGCGGAAGGCCCTCCGTTCTCAATCAGCCACGAGGAAGTCCGTCGACACTATGCCCATCGGTACCAGTTACGGCTCCTCACCAGTGAAGATGTGCCCGG